From Solanum stenotomum isolate F172 unplaced genomic scaffold, ASM1918654v1 scaffold27076, whole genome shotgun sequence:
TCAAGATCTTGATTTGGGACATCAAGAATTATTTCAATGTCACTTCCTTTGAGAGCATTGAAGACATTTGTGTCTGGATAGTAAATTCTCATATTTTTAATTCCATTAGAATTGTATAGGTttatgacatcttgatctaatGGTAAATTGTTTGCAATTTTTCCATAGCATACTCCAATAGGTTGTGCTCCTACATTATAATGATAAATAGTTATAGTTTGgactataattataaatagtattgTTTATCTATtcacaattcatcaaaataagaGAGGAAAGAGGAGAACGGGATAAAGAGTGATAGAAGAGAGACGAGCAAGATCAAGAGAGAtagaggagagaggcaagcatGTTGTATCTTAGAAACCACTTTTATAGCTTAATTGAAACTAAGATACACATATACACAAtctcttctctttctctctatCTTTCCCAAATCTCGCTGTCatttctcctctctcaatcttgCACACagatactcaaatgcacatattagttttgaaattgaaatatagatagatatatacatattgtatcacccttaaaataaatacacatcTGTGTCAATTTATTGTGATAtacaaatgataaaaaatattgatacaaTGTTTGAATATCATCccgaaaataaatatataaatacagtatttttttttataataattgtattagttttttttatatatacaaaaatctAGTCAAATAATAGctatatcaatttttatattgttttttgaTACGTAGATCAATTGGATGTATCATTATGTATCAATTAAAGAAGATATACATTGATAataattgtttcattttttctGATACATATATAGAATTGGTTGTATCAATCGAAGAAGATACACGTTGATAAtaattgtatcattttttttgatacatatataaaattggTTGTATCAATCTAAGAAGAATAAGAGATTCAAACATTGAACAACAAATCAAGAACCCATAATGGGAATTTTTGATATACCGGCGTTAATCCAATAAAAATGAATCAACAATTGGCAAGTCACATAGAAAATATTGAAGATCAAGAAACACATGtagataaaaattaataattcaggTAAAGCTTAATTGAgttttgtattgatatataaGAAACATATAAGGATAAGAAGAAAGATTCATGCAATAAATTGTAGAGAGGCAGAGAGAGGGCGAGAAAAAAATGtgagaggagagtggcgagcaaaACAGGAAAAGGGAAAAGAGATTAGTTATAAAATTCCAAGAATAGCTAtgttagattaaaaaaaaagaaaatttaagtaCAGCTTAATTAAGTATATACAGTAATTATGTTTTGCTTAGTTATGTAGATTTATCATTCTTTATGTCCTCAGCAATAGGACCCtcctaattttgaaaaatatgaagtgcttttttatagaattttaaACTCATTTACACCAACATCAGAAGAATTGTTATACTATTAGGTCACCTAGAAGTAAATACCCCTAACTATTTATAGTAACTGAGATCAATAGCCTAGTcaataaaatagataatttgCTATGATATTATAATATGTTACTCTTAATATATAGtgtaaaaatacattattagtGTGTAtgtaagagagagagagagacctGTCATTTGGATTAACAGACCAACAAGTAAAAGGGAAGCTACAAGAAAACTTAGAAAAGACATAGCAAAATTGGAATTGAGAAGAGTAAGAAATATTTGAGGTAAAATTGTGTGTCAAGGAAACATCAAATTACTTCTTATatagacaaaaagaagaaaagcagtgtggaaaaaaaaaactaggtcACGTTTACCCTAAGAAGAAGTTCAACTGATAGTGAAATTTAGTCGTATAAACGTATCTAATGGGGGATGAAGAAATTTCTAATCTAGAGTAGGTGAtgggaaaaaaatgagaaaaaaatggtTGATTTTAAACTATACTCAATAGTGTAAGGTAAACTTGTACtttttcttctcaaagaaaATGGACATGTGAAGTCTACTCATTTAATTgttagaaatttattttttttgaacccAATAGTTATTGTATATAGAATTTTGATTGTTGTAATTAGGGGTGTatatgaccgggttggttcgggtttttcaaatatcaaatcaagccatttgtgaaaaatattttcaatttataaaccaaaccaagcTAATAAAATTTGGGTTTTTTCGAAAATATTGAACATTAAGGTATAAATATTTGATCAAATACTATAACACCGACTTTGATCCAAGACACAACTCCCCACTCCAATTTAGGATCCAATTCCCAATTCCGGACCCGACAAGTAAAAGCAAATGGAGGACGTAACTGTTTGCATGTTATAgtgtttttagttttttgaaACTTCCATGAATCAAAATATCAAGTGTAAATTGAAAGTTTCCATGTTTGAAATTAGAGTTCAATGTACATCAAAATACAGCAAGTACAAACTGCAAGTCTCCATCTTTTCAGCCTTACTCAGTTATTTCAATGTTAAAATTAAGCAGTACTAAGAAAAAAGGGTGTACTtctttaatgtaaaaaaaaaagtattgaaaGTACTCCCGGATTGGGttcaaattattagttttgtttctaaactattgacagtcttaaaaattggtaaataaaataaaagttcttTATAAATTACTAGAAATTTGTTATAATTGTATATTTACACAGTAATTCTAGGTACTTAATCAGGTTGAATATAACATAAAGTCAAATGGATTTTTAAGTGTATGTAACATATATTGATATCAAGGTTACACAATAGGCCGTACTTTTGTCAACACATATTAATTATAACGTATGTCCTATCATTTTATTGAGGAGAAAGACACACAAATTTCTCCTTATTATTCATAGCACTATATATTAATCATAATATGGTATCATCAATTGAAATTGAGTTGATACTTTGCCCTCTGATCTGGATAAAAGAGTCCAAAATGTTGCTCACTTGATTGTCCATCCTTTTGATTTTCATCAAACATGGCGAATAAATAAGTTTCTATAGCCCTTCCTGGTTTCTTTGGTGTTCCAACCCCTCCTTTCACATGATTAATCAAATTCGTATAATAAGTTTGTGCATTTTCCAAAGTTGCTGCAGGGTGTCCCTCAGAAGGCCAACCACTTTCCGATACAATGATCTCAATATTTTGTCCTCCAAGTTTCTCCGTAGCGAAATACATTGAATCCAAAAGGGCATCAAAAAGATTTTGATATCCCGCAGAATTAGTCCCTTGATCGTTGAAAAGTGCATAAGAAAGAGGAACGTCGTTAGTGCTATCAATATGGCCAAAATAAGGGTAAATATTGGCTAAGAGTGGGAGGTTATTTCGTGCTAGAAATTCGATTATGGGATTAATGAAGCTTTTGTATTCTTCGCGAAAAATACTATCACTTGGTGGGTAGGTGTTTGTTAATAGTCCTAAATATGTCGCGGTTGAGACCTTGATTTGACCTTGCAATCCTGCTGATGTTAATGCGTTGTAAACATTTTCCATTGCTGGACCAACAAATTGTGTATATTGACCGGTATTTGTACTGGGATCAATTTCATTTCCAACGgctatatatttaaatttaacatCTGGGAAATTACTTATTATATTATCTTGAACCCAACCATTAGCACTTGAAGGATTGGCTAGGGCTTCAAGATCTTGATTTGGGACATCAAGAATTATATCAATGTCACTTCCTTTGAGAGCATTGAAGACATTTGTGTCTGGATAGTAAATTCTCATCTTTTTAATGCCATTAGAATTGTATAGGTTTTTGACATCTTGATCTGATGGTAAATTGTTGGCAATTTTTCCATAGCATACTCCAATAGATTGTGCTCCTACATTATAATGACAAATAGTTATAGTTCGGACTATAATTATAAATGATAGGTATAGTTTATCTAATCACAATTCATAACAACAAATTTGAAGATGAA
This genomic window contains:
- the LOC125851562 gene encoding glucan endo-1,3-beta-glucosidase A-like isoform X1 is translated as MSFLSFLVASLLLVGLLIQMTGAQPIGVCYGKIANNLPSDQDVKNLYNSNGIKKMRIYYPDTNVFNALKGSDIEIILDVPNQDLEALANPSSANGWVQDNIISNFPDVKFKYIAVGNEIDPGTNTGQYTQFVGPAMENVYNALTSAGLQDQIKVSTATYLGLLTNTYPPSDSIFREEYKSFINPIIEFLARNNLPLLANIYPYFGHIDSTNDVPLSYALFNDQGTNSAGYQNLFDALLDSMYFATEKLGGQNIEIIVSESGWPSEGHPAATLENAQTYYTNLINHVKGGVGTPKKPGRAIETYLFAMFDENQKDGQSSEQHFGLFYPDQRAKYQLNFN